One genomic window of Micropterus dolomieu isolate WLL.071019.BEF.003 ecotype Adirondacks linkage group LG06, ASM2129224v1, whole genome shotgun sequence includes the following:
- the LOC123972879 gene encoding spindlin-Z-like, translating into MSKKRGRKRSSGELSESSASTLSPDPDNLLGRRIQHTWREKGNVTKWKGTVLERLTMNSSLYMVKYDGFDCVYGIELFKDNRVSNLQVLSEKVVNNKIKVPPGAEELVGRAVEHLFEKEDGEKNEWRGMVLSRAPIMTHWYYITYEKDPVLYMYQLWDDYKDGDLRVLPESENKHLLPADRKPGEEPESLVGKQVEYVTDNGLKRTGLVIYQVPAKPTVYYIKYDDDVHIHVYDLVKTT; encoded by the exons ATGTCAAAGAAACGGGGCAG GAAGCGTAGCAGTGGAGAGCTGAGTGAGAGCTCTGCGTCAACCCTGAGCCCAGACCCTGACAACCTGCTGGGCCGTAGGATTCAGCACACCTGGAGGGAGAAGGGCAACGTGACCAAGTGGAAAGGCACTGTTCTGGAGCGCCTAACTATGAACAGCTCCCTCTACATGGTTAAATATGACGGCTTTGATTGTGTGTACGGCATAGAGCTCTTCAAAGATAACCGGGTGTCCAACTTGCAGGTGTTGTCAGAGAAAGTTG TGAACAATAAGATCAAGGTGCCTCCCGGGGCGGAGGAGCTGGTGGGCCGAGCTGTGGAGCATCTGTTCGAAAAGGAAGACGGTGAGAAAAATGAGTGGCGAGGCATGGTGCTGTCCCGAGCCCCAATCATGACCCACTGGTATTACATCACCTACGAGAAGGACCCTGTGCTGTACATGTACCAGCTGTGGGACGACTATAAGGACGGAGATCTGCGTGTCCTGCCTGAATCAG AGAACAAACACCTGCTGCCAGCAGACAGGAAGCCGGGTGAGGAGCCAGAGAGCCTCGTGGGTAAACAGGTTGAGTACGTTACAGATAATGGTCTAAAGAGGACGGGCTTGGTCATCTACCAGGTCCCAGCTAAGCCCACAGTATACTACATCAAATATGACGATGATGTCCACATTCACGTCTACGATCTGGTGAAGACCACCTAG
- the LOC123972832 gene encoding fizzy-related protein homolog, with amino-acid sequence MDQDYECRLLRQINIQNENASPIKAVEAVRALTPTSSPLSSPSKHGDRFIPSRAGANWSVNFHRINEIEKSHNQNRKTKDGTTDSNKADGLAYSALLKNELLGAGIEKVQDPQSEDRRLQQSTPAKRSLFSYSVSAKRALPEEDGNTVSPYSLSPVSSNSQKLLRSPRKPTRKISKIPFKVLDAPELQDDFYLNLVDWSSLNVLSVGLGTCVYLWSACTSQVTRLCDLSVEGDSVTSVGWSERGNLVAVGTHKGYVQIWDAAAGKKLSVLEGHTARVGALAWNADQLSSGSRDRVILQRDIRAPPLQSERRLQGHRQEVCGLKWSTDHQLLASGGNDNKLLVWNHSSVLPVQQYTEHLAAVKAIAWSPHQHGLLASGGGTADRCIRFWNTLTGQPLQCTDTGSQVCNLAWSKHTNELVSTHGYSQNQILVWKYPSLTQVAKLTGHSYRVLYLAMSPDGEAIVTGAGDETLRFWNVFSKMRSTKESVSVLNLFTRIR; translated from the exons ATGGATCAGGACTATGAGTGCAGGCTGCTCAGGCAGATCAACATTCAAAATGAGAATGCAAGCCCCATA AAAGCTGTAGAAGCGGTGCGAGCTCTGACACCCACCAGCTCCCCCCTGTCCTCCCCTAGCAAGCATGGTGATCGCTTTATTCCCTCCCGGGCTGGAGCCAACTGGAGTGTCAACTTCCACCGCATCAAT GAAATTGAAAAGTCACACAATCAAAACAGGAAAACCAAAGATGGTACAACAGACAGCAACAAAG CGGATGGTCTGGCTTACTCAGCTCTGCTGAAGAACGAGCTGCTAGGAGCGGGCATAGAGAAAGTCCAGGACCCCCAGTCAGAGGACCGCCGTCTGCAGCAGTCCACTCCTGCCAAGAGGAGCCTTTTTAGT tattcTGTAAGTGCGAAGAGGGCTCTGCCAGAAGAGGATGGAAACACAGTCTCTCCATATTCTCTGTCACCTGTCAGTAGCAACAG CCAGAAACTGTTACGGTCGCCAAGGAAACCTACACGCAAAATATCAAAAATTCCCTTCAAAGTTCTGGATGCTCCAGAGCTTCAGGATGACTTCTACCTCAACCTAGTGGACTGGTCCTCTCTGAATGTGCTCAGTGTTGGCTTGGGCACCTGTGTCTACCTGTGGAGTGCCTGCACCAGCCAG GTGACACGTCTATGTGACCTTTCTGTAGAAGGGGATTCTGTAACATCAGTGGGCTGGTCAGAGAGG GGTAACCTGGTGGCTGTGGGGACTCATAAGGGCTATGTACAGATCTGGGATGCGGCAGCAGGGAAGAAGCTCTCCGTACTAGAGGGACACACAGCCAGAGTAG GTGCTTTGGCATGGAATGCCGACCAGCTGTCGTCTGGGAGCCGCGATCGGGTGATCCTGCAGCGCGACATCAGAGCCCCACCTCTCCAGTCTGAGCGCCGTCTCCAaggacacagacaggaagtctgcgGGCTCAAGTGGAGCACAGACCACCAGCTGCTCGCCTCAGGTGGAAATGACAACAAG TTACTTGTGTGGAACCACTCCAGCGTCCTCCCGGTGCAGCAGTACACGGAACACTTGGCTGCAGTGAAGGCCATCGCCTGGTCTCCCCACCAGCATGGCCTGTTGGCTTCCGGAGGCGGCACCGCTGACCGCTGCATCCGCTTCTGGAACACTCTGACCGGCCAGCCCTTACAGTGCACAGACACCGGTTCTCAGGTCTGCAACCTGGCCTGGTCCAAGCACACTAACGAACTG GTCAGCACACATGGTTATTCCCAGAACCAGATCCTGGTGTGGAAGTATCCCTCTCTCACTCAAGTGGCCAAACTTACTGGACATTCATACAGAGTACTCTACCTG GCCATGTCCCCTGATGGAGAGGCCATTGTGACGGGAGCTGGAGATGAAACACTTCGGTTCTGGAACGTCTTTAGCAAGATGAGGTCCACTAAG GAATCCGTATCAGTGCTGAACCTCTTCACCAGGATCCGGTAG
- the plekhj1 gene encoding pleckstrin homology domain-containing family J member 1, with protein sequence MRFNEKELVSLSRQPSEKAAELGMRGPKKGDVVKKRLVKLVVNFLFYFRTDEEEPIGALLLEQCRVEREDSHTFSIAFLDEAERKYQFECDSEEQCGEWVDAIIKASYEFMRKNLIFYRTEIHRLTGKDPLEQYGISDETRFQVSNGLQLMPRDTASL encoded by the exons ATGCGTTTCAACGAGAAGGAGCTGGTGTCTCTGAGCCGCCAGCCCTCAGAGAAGGCAGCTGAGCTGGGGATGCGAGGACCCAAGAAAGGAGACG TTGTGAAGAAGAGGCTGGTGAAACTCGTCGTTAATTTCCTCTTTTATTTCCGGACTGATGAGGAGGAG cCAATTGGAGCTTTGCTGCTGGAGCAGTGCCGGGTGGAGAGGGAGGACAGCCATACCTTCTCTATTG CATTTCTGGATGAAGCAGAGAGGAAGTATCAGTTTGAGTGTGACTCTGAAGAGCAGTGTGGAGAGTGGGTGGATGCCATTATCAAGGCCAG TTACGAGTTCATGAGGAAGAACCTGATATTCTATCGAACTGAAATCCACAGGCTCACTGGCAAG GACCCGTTGGAGCAGTATGGTATATCAGATGAAACCCGCTTCCAGGTCAGCAATGGCCTGCAACTTATGCCTCGAGATACCGCCTCCCTGTAG